A window from Gottschalkiaceae bacterium SANA encodes these proteins:
- a CDS encoding bifunctional riboflavin kinase/FAD synthetase, whose protein sequence is MKIIMNEKYQMDQESIVVLGNFDGIHRGHQSLLEMARDEKDQSDRAVLVFTFQSHPSHDLPGREAIRYLFSNQQRIEIFESLGVDTMYSIPFSNVKNMPPSRFVEEVLLTHLKAATIVIGHDFRFGSGAKGNVSLLQSICSKAGVKVIVVGKKSFGKERISSTRIREAISAGNLLEAEHLLGRPYQLSGHVIHGKKLGRKMGIPTANLEMRLPYVVPKFGVYFSQVLVEGQAYYAVTSIGLNPTVDQRIHPSIEIHILDFNKEIYHTQVRLNLFQLLRVEKKFSTLDELIHQIHQDIKQVREMVYKLRDL, encoded by the coding sequence ATGAAAATCATCATGAATGAAAAATATCAAATGGATCAAGAATCCATTGTGGTTCTTGGGAATTTCGATGGCATCCATCGCGGTCACCAATCCCTTTTGGAGATGGCCCGTGATGAAAAGGATCAAAGTGATCGTGCCGTATTGGTCTTCACCTTTCAGAGCCATCCCTCTCACGATCTGCCGGGAAGAGAAGCAATTCGCTATTTGTTTTCCAACCAACAGCGAATTGAAATTTTTGAATCCTTGGGTGTGGACACCATGTATTCCATTCCATTTTCAAATGTAAAAAATATGCCGCCTTCTCGCTTTGTTGAAGAGGTTTTACTCACGCACCTGAAGGCTGCCACCATTGTCATTGGACATGACTTTCGATTTGGGTCCGGTGCCAAGGGGAACGTTAGCTTGCTGCAAAGTATTTGCAGCAAAGCCGGCGTAAAAGTGATCGTGGTAGGCAAGAAGAGTTTTGGCAAAGAGCGAATCAGCAGTACACGCATCCGCGAAGCCATTTCAGCGGGAAACCTACTAGAGGCGGAACATCTTCTAGGCCGTCCCTATCAATTATCTGGACATGTCATTCACGGTAAAAAGTTAGGCAGAAAAATGGGGATACCGACAGCAAATCTAGAGATGAGATTGCCCTACGTCGTGCCTAAATTTGGCGTCTATTTTTCACAAGTCTTGGTAGAGGGACAGGCCTATTATGCCGTAACAAGCATCGGATTGAACCCGACTGTCGATCAGCGAATCCATCCGAGCATTGAAATCCATATCTTAGATTTCAATAAAGAAATTTATCATACTCAGGTTCGATTAAACCTATTTCAACTACTTCGCGTGGAAAAGAAATTTTCAACGCTTGATGAATTGATTCATCAAATTCACCAAGACATTAAACAAGTACGAGAAATGGTTTACAAACTAAGAGATTTATGA
- the rpsO gene encoding 30S ribosomal protein S15, producing MLAKEIKASIVAEYQTHEGDTGSPEVQIAILTARINELNEHLQTHKKDFHSRRGLLKMVGQRRGLLNYLKKSEVDRYRILIKRLGLRK from the coding sequence ATGTTAGCAAAAGAAATTAAAGCATCAATTGTAGCAGAATACCAAACACACGAAGGGGACACTGGTTCTCCGGAGGTGCAAATCGCAATCTTAACAGCCCGCATCAATGAGTTGAATGAACATTTACAAACGCATAAAAAAGATTTTCATTCACGACGTGGCCTATTAAAGATGGTTGGTCAGCGCCGAGGCCTATTAAACTACTTGAAAAAATCCGAAGTGGATCGTTATAGAATTTTAATCAAGAGACTAGGTCTAAGAAAATAA
- the pnp gene encoding polyribonucleotide nucleotidyltransferase, which produces MVREFEYSLAGKTLKVTTGKIAEQAHGSCLVSLGDTVVMANVTSSKTPRPGIDFFPLAVEYQEKFYSAGKIPGGFIKREGRPSTQSILTSRLIDRPMRPLFPKGFRNDVQVVVTALSVEPDVKPDIPAMLASAIAISISDIPFSGPVASMHAGMIDGKVILMPNEAEREASQLDLIVAGTAEAVMMVEAGSNIISEAQMLDGILTSHDEIRNLCGFISEIAAEVGKEKFEFEVPEIDEALYASVETLALAKLKEAVLVFEKQARNEAISAVREEVFAELLDEEETLKGQLKQSFDKLLKQEVRELILQGVRPDSRKHEEIRAISSEVGLLPRTHGSALFTRGQTQAMSILTLGTSRDVQIIDGLGKEEKRSYMHHYNFPPYCTGEAYMMRGPKRREIGHGALAERALLPVLPDHETFPYTIRVVSEVLSSNGSSSQASICGSTLSLMDAGVPITAPVAGIAMGLIKEGDRLAILSDIQGLEDHLGDMDFKVAGTREGITAIQMDIKIAGIERKILEQALESARLGRLYILDKMNETMQVPREDTSPYAPRIISIMVPVDKIRTVIGSGGKTINAIIEETGAKIDIDDSGLIEIAAESGEAGERAKAIIESIVTDPVVGTVYKAKVTRTLTFGAFLEFLPGKEGLIHISRLAVERVKSVEDVVKVGDELEVKLVAIDDQGRYDLARTDIPYVERKRDDSRKSNSHSRDGNRRRPPRRDDKRPSAPRQDKPSEKKEQ; this is translated from the coding sequence ATGGTTCGAGAATTTGAATATTCATTAGCAGGAAAAACCCTGAAAGTAACCACTGGTAAAATCGCTGAGCAGGCACACGGCTCATGCCTGGTATCCCTTGGTGATACAGTTGTCATGGCCAATGTGACCAGTTCAAAAACGCCTAGACCGGGTATTGATTTTTTCCCGTTAGCCGTTGAGTATCAAGAAAAGTTTTATTCAGCTGGTAAAATTCCAGGTGGATTTATTAAGCGAGAAGGACGCCCAAGCACGCAATCGATTTTGACATCACGCTTGATTGACCGTCCAATGCGACCTCTTTTCCCGAAAGGCTTTCGCAACGATGTTCAAGTCGTTGTAACCGCCCTTTCTGTTGAGCCGGACGTAAAACCAGATATCCCTGCCATGCTTGCATCGGCAATAGCCATTAGCATTTCTGACATTCCATTTAGCGGCCCTGTTGCTTCCATGCACGCAGGCATGATTGATGGAAAGGTGATTCTGATGCCCAACGAAGCTGAGCGAGAAGCATCACAACTTGACTTGATCGTTGCTGGTACCGCAGAAGCTGTTATGATGGTGGAAGCGGGATCAAATATTATTTCTGAAGCACAAATGCTTGACGGAATTTTAACTTCTCATGATGAAATCAGAAATCTATGTGGGTTTATTTCAGAAATTGCCGCAGAAGTAGGCAAAGAGAAATTTGAATTTGAAGTGCCAGAAATCGATGAAGCACTTTACGCGTCTGTTGAAACTTTGGCTTTGGCAAAATTAAAAGAAGCCGTTTTGGTTTTTGAAAAACAAGCGCGAAACGAAGCTATTAGCGCTGTTCGTGAAGAAGTATTTGCTGAATTGCTCGATGAGGAAGAAACCCTAAAAGGACAACTCAAGCAAAGCTTCGACAAATTATTAAAACAAGAAGTTCGTGAATTGATCTTGCAAGGCGTTCGTCCGGACAGCCGAAAGCATGAAGAAATTCGTGCCATCAGCTCCGAGGTCGGCCTATTGCCACGAACCCATGGTTCAGCACTCTTTACAAGAGGGCAGACACAAGCCATGTCTATCTTGACTTTGGGTACTTCTCGCGATGTTCAAATTATTGACGGATTGGGAAAAGAAGAGAAACGTTCTTATATGCACCACTACAACTTCCCTCCATACTGTACAGGCGAAGCCTATATGATGCGTGGTCCAAAACGACGTGAAATTGGTCACGGCGCCCTGGCAGAGCGTGCCTTGCTTCCCGTACTTCCTGATCATGAAACGTTCCCATACACCATTCGTGTCGTTTCTGAGGTCCTAAGTTCCAATGGTTCTTCTTCACAGGCCAGCATTTGTGGCAGCACCTTGTCCTTGATGGATGCAGGGGTTCCCATCACTGCGCCGGTTGCAGGGATTGCCATGGGCTTGATCAAAGAGGGCGATCGCTTAGCGATTCTTTCTGATATTCAGGGCTTGGAAGATCATCTTGGCGATATGGATTTTAAGGTAGCCGGAACACGAGAAGGCATTACAGCGATCCAAATGGATATCAAAATTGCTGGAATCGAACGAAAGATTCTAGAGCAAGCCTTGGAAAGTGCTAGATTGGGCCGCTTGTACATCCTTGATAAAATGAATGAAACCATGCAAGTACCGCGTGAGGATACCTCACCATATGCGCCGAGAATCATCTCTATCATGGTTCCAGTTGACAAGATCCGTACCGTTATTGGTTCTGGTGGAAAAACAATCAATGCCATTATTGAAGAAACGGGTGCAAAAATCGATATTGATGACTCAGGTCTAATCGAAATTGCTGCAGAATCTGGAGAGGCTGGAGAAAGAGCGAAAGCCATTATTGAATCCATCGTCACAGATCCTGTTGTTGGTACCGTCTACAAGGCAAAGGTAACCCGCACATTAACATTCGGCGCTTTCTTGGAATTCTTGCCGGGCAAAGAGGGCTTGATCCATATTTCCCGCCTTGCCGTTGAACGTGTCAAGAGTGTGGAAGATGTTGTGAAGGTTGGCGATGAGTTAGAAGTTAAACTAGTTGCCATCGATGATCAAGGCCGCTATGATTTGGCCCGCACGGACATTCCATATGTCGAGCGAAAAAGAGACGATAGCCGCAAAAGCAATTCTCATTCAAGAGACGGCAATCGACGTCGACCACCGCGTCGCGATGATAAACGTCCATCTGCTCCTCGACAAGATAAGCCGAGCGAGAAAAAAGAACAATAA
- a CDS encoding pitrilysin family protein, giving the protein MTKTTQLSNGMKLVFEQKKSMHSVAFGLWVRVGSIDDGLNLGIAHFIEHMIFKGNEKWSAKQIASHVDLLGAQLNAFTEKESTCYYGRVIDEEFSSLLTLVSEIVLNPAIRQADVEKERQVILEEIKMDLDTPDERIHDLLDALMFEPTPYAKGILGEEKTVSAMESSQLKTHHQTYYQPNQMVLSIVGNGDFETYVNLVEELFSQIPSERKQVSSPLTNVASATKAKHYQHHSKETEQLHLVLGLQFQPLNQLMDRIYLSMINSYLGSSMSSRLFQEFREERGWVYSIYSYSQLFQHHSAFNIYAGFQPERTEEVISLLAEIFQDLREKGIDSDSIHTFQRYLKGTLAISDESPTSRMNYLGRATLFNEPLYDSEEILAGVEAIDEAELNAFLISLLKQDISVVTLGPISMERTEKIAISVKKLNKEGK; this is encoded by the coding sequence ATGACAAAGACCACACAATTATCCAATGGCATGAAACTCGTATTCGAGCAAAAGAAATCCATGCATTCTGTAGCCTTTGGGCTATGGGTTCGCGTCGGATCTATAGACGATGGATTAAACCTGGGCATCGCTCACTTTATTGAACATATGATTTTTAAAGGGAATGAAAAATGGAGCGCCAAACAGATTGCCTCCCATGTCGACCTTTTAGGGGCACAATTAAATGCCTTCACTGAGAAGGAAAGCACCTGCTACTACGGCCGTGTCATCGACGAAGAATTTTCGTCCCTCTTGACACTCGTTTCAGAAATTGTTCTAAATCCTGCCATCAGGCAAGCCGACGTCGAAAAAGAACGTCAAGTGATTCTGGAAGAAATTAAGATGGACTTGGATACACCTGATGAAAGAATCCACGATTTGTTGGATGCCTTGATGTTTGAACCCACACCTTACGCCAAGGGAATTCTTGGGGAAGAAAAAACAGTTTCAGCCATGGAATCATCACAGCTGAAAACCCACCATCAGACTTATTACCAGCCCAATCAAATGGTGCTGTCCATCGTAGGAAATGGTGATTTCGAAACCTACGTGAACCTTGTTGAAGAACTGTTTTCCCAGATTCCATCAGAAAGAAAACAAGTAAGTTCCCCTCTAACAAATGTAGCGAGTGCAACAAAGGCGAAACACTATCAACACCATTCAAAAGAAACCGAACAATTGCACCTCGTATTAGGGCTTCAATTTCAACCCTTGAATCAATTGATGGATCGGATCTATCTATCCATGATCAACAGCTATCTGGGTTCAAGCATGAGTTCGCGCCTCTTTCAAGAGTTTCGTGAGGAGCGGGGATGGGTGTATTCGATCTATTCCTATTCACAATTGTTTCAACATCATTCTGCCTTCAATATCTACGCGGGATTTCAACCGGAACGTACGGAAGAAGTCATTTCCCTGCTGGCAGAGATTTTTCAGGATCTTCGAGAAAAGGGTATTGATTCAGATTCTATTCATACCTTTCAGCGATATCTCAAAGGCACCCTCGCAATTAGCGATGAGAGCCCCACAAGCCGCATGAATTATCTGGGCCGTGCAACCCTCTTCAATGAACCGCTATACGATTCTGAGGAGATCTTAGCCGGTGTGGAAGCAATCGACGAAGCTGAACTCAACGCCTTCTTGATATCCTTGCTCAAACAAGATATAAGTGTCGTCACCCTAGGTCCAATCAGCATGGAACGCACAGAAAAAATCGCAATTTCCGTTAAGAAACTAAATAAAGAAGGGAAATAA
- the mnmH gene encoding tRNA 2-selenouridine(34) synthase MnmH yields the protein MLAIQKISISELLQNQDDYVIVDVRTSREFLEDHIPGAISMPILTDEEHHEVGTIFKQVSHEIAKEKGLLYAAPKLLDFYRYAREVVKSGKKICFQCFRGGMRSHSIANVVTMMNIPATVLEGGYKGFRQEVNRFFESPMPFQLLVLHGYTGVGKSLALEQLEEKNEPIIHLERLAKNSGSVYGNVFYDDQTITQKNFESMLYAQIQSNLKQGKNYAWIESEGKRVGKAVLPPVFYQANEKGIHIRLQTSRAQRIQNLYHDYSTGGRLDVLNTATNRLRKRLGHERCNKILQAIEADNLDLAIEELLIHYYDPLYEHTLDWPYTATISYENPEDLSTLLVEWKNTPKEKK from the coding sequence TTGCTAGCCATACAGAAAATTAGTATTTCAGAATTGTTGCAGAATCAAGATGATTATGTCATTGTCGATGTGCGAACAAGCCGTGAATTTTTAGAAGACCATATTCCTGGTGCCATCTCAATGCCAATCTTAACCGATGAAGAACACCACGAGGTGGGAACCATCTTTAAACAAGTCTCACATGAGATCGCAAAGGAAAAAGGCCTGCTTTATGCAGCACCTAAATTATTAGATTTTTACCGTTATGCAAGAGAAGTTGTAAAATCCGGAAAGAAAATCTGTTTTCAATGTTTTCGAGGCGGAATGCGAAGTCATTCTATCGCCAATGTTGTCACCATGATGAATATTCCGGCAACCGTGTTAGAAGGTGGATACAAGGGGTTTCGACAAGAGGTGAATCGTTTCTTTGAATCACCCATGCCCTTTCAACTCCTGGTTCTTCACGGCTATACAGGCGTTGGAAAAAGTCTGGCCTTGGAACAACTAGAAGAGAAAAACGAACCCATCATTCATCTGGAACGACTGGCAAAAAACTCAGGTTCCGTCTACGGCAATGTTTTTTACGATGATCAAACCATTACCCAAAAGAATTTTGAATCTATGCTTTATGCACAGATTCAATCAAATCTTAAACAGGGAAAAAACTATGCCTGGATCGAAAGCGAAGGTAAACGTGTTGGAAAAGCGGTACTGCCGCCTGTCTTTTATCAAGCCAATGAAAAGGGGATCCATATCCGATTGCAAACCAGTCGTGCGCAACGGATTCAAAATCTTTACCACGATTATTCCACAGGAGGAAGGTTGGATGTTTTAAACACAGCCACCAATCGATTGCGCAAACGCCTTGGCCATGAACGATGCAATAAAATTCTTCAAGCCATCGAAGCCGACAATTTGGATCTAGCCATTGAAGAGCTCTTAATTCATTACTATGACCCTTTGTACGAGCACACCTTGGATTGGCCCTACACGGCAACCATTTCCTATGAAAACCCGGAAGACCTGTCCACACTCTTGGTAGAATGGAAAAACACACCAAAGGAGAAGAAATGA
- the rimO gene encoding 30S ribosomal protein S12 methylthiotransferase RimO translates to MNEYFYIETLGCSKNEVDSQQIAGYLTQAGYQVTKDPAQATFIIVNTCTFILDAKEDSIAAILNLADLKMQGQAKRLIVAGCLSQRYGQELLNELPEIDGLIGTGNLEKIIEAIEATEDFIDLGQLNSPYCETVLRVLPEKRPTRYVKIAEGCNKNCSYCIIPSIRGNLRSRTIESVQAEVEALVSDGAKEIILIAQDTTRFGADWAGRPQLDQLLKNLDEIDGDFWIRIFYMYPEGLTDKVLSVFQDAKHILPYFDLPLQHANNKVLKEMNRASNRESMEILVNKIRTMIPDAIIRTTFIVGFPGESESEFQELLDFVEQVPIDKVGVFPYSAEEGTTAAIRTDQIPQAIKLNRKERLMQKQMQISANTLTRWVGKEMTALIEEIDVEEEIMIGRTWIDAPEIDGIVVLPIDSQVSLGDLLQIRIVDTSEYDLRGEVL, encoded by the coding sequence ATGAACGAATATTTTTATATCGAAACCCTAGGGTGTTCAAAGAACGAAGTTGACAGCCAGCAAATTGCAGGCTATCTTACCCAAGCGGGATATCAAGTAACAAAGGATCCGGCCCAGGCTACATTCATTATTGTCAATACCTGTACCTTTATTCTAGACGCCAAAGAAGATTCCATCGCCGCTATTTTAAATCTGGCTGATTTAAAAATGCAGGGACAAGCCAAGCGTCTGATTGTAGCCGGCTGTTTAAGCCAGCGATACGGCCAAGAACTTTTAAATGAATTGCCTGAAATCGACGGACTAATCGGCACAGGAAACTTGGAAAAAATTATTGAGGCCATCGAAGCCACAGAAGACTTTATTGACCTGGGCCAACTTAACAGCCCTTACTGCGAAACCGTTCTTCGTGTTTTACCGGAAAAACGACCAACTCGCTATGTCAAAATTGCAGAAGGATGCAACAAAAACTGTAGCTATTGCATCATTCCCTCAATTCGTGGTAATTTGCGAAGCCGTACGATCGAGTCGGTTCAAGCCGAAGTGGAAGCCTTGGTTTCTGACGGCGCCAAAGAAATTATACTGATCGCTCAGGATACCACGCGTTTTGGTGCCGATTGGGCAGGAAGACCACAACTGGATCAATTGCTAAAAAATCTAGATGAAATCGACGGTGACTTTTGGATCCGTATTTTTTATATGTATCCCGAAGGACTAACCGACAAGGTATTGTCCGTTTTTCAAGATGCAAAGCACATCTTGCCGTATTTTGATTTGCCTCTTCAACACGCCAACAACAAAGTTCTTAAGGAAATGAATCGTGCTTCAAATCGTGAAAGCATGGAAATCTTGGTAAATAAAATTCGCACCATGATTCCGGATGCCATCATTCGTACGACTTTTATTGTTGGATTTCCCGGTGAATCAGAATCAGAGTTTCAAGAATTGCTTGATTTTGTTGAACAGGTTCCCATCGATAAGGTCGGTGTTTTTCCTTACTCCGCAGAAGAGGGAACAACAGCGGCAATTCGAACCGATCAAATCCCTCAAGCAATTAAATTAAATAGAAAAGAACGACTCATGCAAAAACAGATGCAGATTTCAGCCAATACATTGACCCGATGGGTGGGAAAAGAGATGACGGCCCTAATCGAAGAAATTGATGTAGAAGAGGAAATCATGATCGGTCGTACCTGGATCGATGCGCCGGAGATTGATGGAATTGTCGTTCTTCCCATAGATTCGCAGGTTTCCCTGGGTGATTTGCTACAAATTCGTATTGTTGATACAAGTGAATATGATTTGAGAGGAGAAGTACTATGA
- the pgsA_2 gene encoding CDP-diacylglycerol--glycerol-3-phosphate 3-phosphatidyltransferase yields the protein MNLPNKLTIVRILMIPIFMFLLLVNDHAYQTLAAIVFIIASLTDTADGYIARKYNLVTNFGKFMDPLADKLLVTSAFLCFMEMGILPAWFVMIILTREFAITGIRTLAANEGVVIAASKWGKLKTISQMAAIVVVLFNNLSLNFPLGQILLYLALGLTIISGADYIMKNTKLFKNVN from the coding sequence ATGAATCTACCAAATAAACTTACCATTGTCAGAATTTTGATGATCCCCATTTTTATGTTTTTGTTGCTGGTGAACGATCATGCCTATCAAACATTGGCTGCTATCGTCTTTATCATCGCCAGTCTAACAGATACGGCAGACGGGTATATTGCAAGAAAGTACAATTTGGTCACAAATTTCGGAAAATTCATGGATCCTCTCGCTGATAAGTTGCTGGTAACCTCGGCATTTCTTTGCTTTATGGAAATGGGCATCCTACCTGCCTGGTTCGTCATGATCATTTTAACTCGAGAATTCGCAATCACAGGCATTCGTACATTAGCAGCCAATGAAGGTGTTGTAATCGCCGCTAGCAAATGGGGAAAGCTAAAAACAATCAGTCAGATGGCGGCAATCGTGGTGGTCTTGTTCAACAATTTATCTCTGAACTTTCCATTGGGTCAAATTTTGCTCTATCTTGCACTGGGACTTACCATCATTTCTGGTGCCGACTATATCATGAAAAACACAAAACTTTTTAAAAATGTCAATTAA
- the recA gene encoding recombinase RecA: MSKEKALEMAMSQIEKQYGKGAIMRLGESAHIKIESVSTGSLQLDLALGIGGLPKGRIIEVYGPESSGKTTVALHCIAEAQKTGGNAAFIDAEHALDPTYAEKLGVDIENLIVSQPDTGEQALEIAEALVRSGAVDIVVVDSVAALVPKAEIDGEMGDSHMGLQARLMSQALRKLAGSIKKSNTIVIFINQLREKIGVMFGNPETTTGGRALKFYASVRLDIRRIEAIKNGDEFIGNRTRVKVVKNKVAPPFKKVEFDIIYGRGISKSGDILDLSVVEGYVRKSGSWFSYGDEKLGQGRNNSKEYLESHPALMEELDQKIRTKYDLLESTDTKKE, encoded by the coding sequence ATGAGCAAAGAAAAAGCATTAGAAATGGCAATGAGTCAAATTGAAAAGCAATATGGGAAAGGCGCAATTATGCGCTTGGGAGAAAGTGCACATATCAAAATAGAATCCGTCTCGACGGGATCCCTACAATTAGATTTGGCACTAGGAATCGGTGGACTGCCAAAGGGACGTATTATCGAAGTTTACGGACCCGAGTCCTCAGGCAAAACAACCGTAGCCCTTCATTGCATCGCTGAAGCACAGAAAACAGGTGGGAATGCAGCCTTTATTGATGCAGAACATGCCTTGGACCCAACCTATGCTGAAAAACTAGGCGTCGACATTGAAAATCTAATCGTCTCTCAACCCGATACAGGCGAACAAGCCCTTGAAATCGCCGAAGCCCTTGTTCGAAGCGGCGCAGTCGATATTGTAGTCGTCGATTCAGTAGCCGCCTTGGTTCCAAAGGCGGAAATCGATGGAGAGATGGGAGACAGCCATATGGGTCTACAGGCTCGTTTGATGTCTCAAGCCTTAAGAAAATTGGCGGGTTCCATAAAAAAATCCAATACCATTGTTATCTTTATCAATCAATTACGTGAAAAGATTGGTGTAATGTTCGGAAATCCTGAAACAACGACTGGCGGTCGTGCACTAAAATTTTATGCCTCGGTACGTCTCGATATTCGTCGCATTGAAGCCATAAAAAATGGCGATGAATTCATTGGGAATCGCACCCGCGTCAAGGTTGTAAAAAACAAGGTCGCGCCACCCTTCAAAAAAGTTGAATTCGATATTATTTACGGAAGAGGTATCTCAAAATCCGGTGATATTCTGGATCTCTCCGTGGTTGAGGGCTATGTTCGCAAATCAGGATCCTGGTTTAGCTACGGCGACGAAAAATTGGGGCAAGGACGCAACAACTCCAAAGAATATCTAGAATCGCATCCCGCCTTGATGGAAGAACTGGATCAAAAAATTCGAACCAAATATGATTTACTTGAATCGACAGATACGAAAAAAGAGTAG
- the rny gene encoding ribonuclease Y has product MYKIQQFDNDMEVKTIDNSIFIAAGTGAASFLVGYMIRKKIAESKITSAEDEAKRIIDESKRTGETLKKEVLIEGKEEIQKMRSSAEAENKERKTELQSQEKRLIHKESMLDRKSESLERKEEGLSKKVRKIDTRENEIEKLYQEQKEELERVAGLTGDQAKQILLDDLEKEIVHESAKIIKENEAKTKMESEKKARNIITYAIQKCSTDHVAETTVSVVALPSDEMKGRIIGREGRNIRTLETLTGVDLIIDDTPEAVILSSFDPVRREIARSALEKLIADGRIHPARIEEMVNKAKKELEAQLLEFGEQATFDANIHGVHPELIKLLGRLNFRTSYGQNVLKHAIEVSYLAGTMAAELGADVRIAKRAGLLHDIGKAVDHEIEGTHIEIGIDLCKKYKENAKVLHAIAAHHGDIEPQTIEAILVQAADAISAARPGARRETMETYIKRLEKLEEISNSFEGVDKSFAIQAGREIRIIVNSDLVNDDQIIHMSRDIVKRIEDELEYPGQIKVNVIRETRAIEYAK; this is encoded by the coding sequence ATGTATAAGATACAACAATTTGATAACGACATGGAGGTGAAGACAATCGATAATTCAATTTTTATTGCAGCAGGAACAGGCGCCGCATCATTTCTAGTTGGATATATGATTCGAAAGAAAATAGCAGAATCGAAAATCACTTCAGCTGAAGATGAGGCGAAAAGAATTATAGATGAAAGCAAGCGAACTGGGGAAACCTTGAAAAAGGAAGTCCTCATAGAAGGTAAAGAAGAGATACAAAAGATGCGCTCTTCAGCGGAGGCCGAAAACAAAGAACGAAAAACCGAACTTCAATCTCAAGAAAAGCGTCTCATTCATAAGGAATCAATGCTCGACAGAAAATCAGAAAGTCTTGAACGAAAAGAAGAAGGCTTATCAAAAAAAGTTAGAAAAATCGATACCCGAGAGAATGAAATTGAAAAACTTTACCAAGAGCAAAAAGAAGAATTGGAACGTGTTGCCGGCTTAACCGGAGATCAGGCAAAACAAATTCTATTGGATGATTTGGAAAAAGAGATTGTCCATGAATCCGCAAAGATCATTAAAGAGAACGAAGCAAAAACAAAAATGGAATCGGAAAAAAAGGCACGAAATATTATCACCTACGCCATTCAAAAATGTTCAACTGATCATGTGGCGGAAACTACAGTATCCGTTGTCGCTCTTCCTTCTGATGAAATGAAGGGACGAATCATTGGTCGAGAGGGCCGAAATATCCGAACCCTTGAAACCTTAACCGGAGTCGATTTGATCATCGACGACACGCCAGAGGCAGTGATCTTATCAAGTTTTGATCCAGTTCGTCGTGAAATTGCAAGATCCGCTTTGGAAAAACTCATTGCAGACGGTCGCATTCATCCGGCTCGCATCGAGGAAATGGTCAACAAGGCAAAAAAAGAGTTGGAAGCACAATTATTAGAATTTGGTGAACAAGCAACTTTCGACGCAAACATTCACGGTGTTCATCCGGAACTAATCAAGCTATTGGGCCGACTGAACTTCCGAACAAGCTATGGACAAAATGTATTGAAGCATGCCATCGAGGTCTCGTATTTGGCTGGAACCATGGCGGCTGAACTTGGCGCCGATGTCCGCATAGCAAAACGAGCTGGACTCTTACACGATATTGGCAAGGCCGTCGATCACGAAATTGAGGGCACTCATATTGAAATCGGTATCGATCTTTGCAAGAAATACAAGGAAAATGCAAAGGTTCTTCATGCAATTGCAGCCCATCATGGCGATATTGAACCCCAAACAATTGAAGCGATTTTGGTTCAGGCCGCTGATGCAATTTCTGCCGCTCGACCGGGTGCCAGAAGAGAAACCATGGAAACCTATATCAAGCGACTCGAAAAATTAGAAGAGATCTCTAACTCCTTTGAGGGAGTGGATAAGTCTTTTGCCATTCAAGCGGGTCGTGAAATTCGCATCATTGTGAACTCTGATTTAGTCAATGACGATCAGATCATTCATATGTCTCGCGATATTGTCAAACGCATCGAAGATGAATTGGAATATCCTGGACAAATCAAAGTGAATGTTATCCGTGAAACACGGGCAATTGAATATGCAAAATAA